The Garra rufa chromosome 23, GarRuf1.0, whole genome shotgun sequence genome includes a region encoding these proteins:
- the LOC141299013 gene encoding uncharacterized protein, producing the protein MEVAVLAGTVIKMALIKEEDEDIKIEEVFIVKQEDDEEETELVVPRMESEVLDEMQDEDQYFITGRESISCSQTENTSSKTHFTCQYCGKSFSQHGNLIVHLRIHTGEKPFTCQQCGKHFSEHGNLKVHMRIHTGEKPFTCQECGKSFTKKAALKSHMNVHTGEKPFTCHLCGKHFSQQGSINRHMRTHTGEKPYLCKLCGIGFTTKPNLEYHMNIHTGENFICHQCGMSFSDSDHLKNHVTSHIGEKPFMCSHCGKTSSNKTNLNLHMRIHTGEKDYICPYCGKTFRFRGNLRAHMRVHSEEKPFTCLSCGKSFTLKGNLTTHMKLHTGDRPSATLVSQSEKPDRSFANAFWKH; encoded by the exons atggaagtagctgtttTAGCTG GCACTGTTATAAAGATGGCACTTATTAAAGAGGAGGATGAAGACATAAAGATTGAAGAAGTATTCATTGTGAAACAAGAAGATGACGAGGAAGAAACAG AACTGGTGGTGCCCAGAATGGAGAGTGAAGTACTAGATGAAATGCAAGATGAAGATCAGTATTTTATAACTGGACGAGAATCAATTAGTTGCTCTCAGACAGAAAATACTTCAAGTAAAACTCATTTCACCTGCCagtattgtggaaagagtttcagtcaacatgGAAACCTTATAGTCCacttgaggattcacactggagagaagccttttacctgccaacagtgtggaaaacatttcagtgaacatggaaatcttaaagtccacatgaggattcacactggagagaagcctttcacctgccaagagTGTGGAAAATCTTTCACTAAAAAAGCAGCCCTCAAAAGCCACATGAACGTCCACACAGGTGAAAAGCCCTTCACATGCCATctgtgtggaaaacatttcagtcaacaaggaagcattaacaggcacatgagaactcacactggagagaagccgtacctTTGCAAACTTTGTGGAATAGGTTTTACAACCAAACCAAACCTTGAGTATCACATGAacattcacactggtgagaa TTTTATAtgccatcagtgtggaatgagtttctCAGACAGTGATCACCTTAAAAATCATGTAACATCTCACAttggagagaagccgttcatgTGCAGTCACTGTGGAAAGACTTCCTCAAACAAGACAAACCTAAAtctacacatgagaattcatactggagagaaggatTATATCTGCCCTTACTGTGGAAAGACTTTCAGATTTAGAGGAAACCTTCGggctcacatgagagttcacagcgaagaaaaaccttttacctgcctttcatgtggaaagagtttcacacttAAAGGAAACCTTACCACTCACATGAAGCTTCACACTGGAGACAGACCTTCTGCAACCTTAGTTTCACAATCAGAGAAACCTGACAGATCATTTGCAAACGCATTCTGGAAACACTGA